In Desulfosediminicola ganghwensis, a single window of DNA contains:
- a CDS encoding DUF523 domain-containing protein, producing the protein MQDSHIKKKTTYLVSSCLIGLCTRYDGAISPDQKCIEFLEGTNWIPVCPEQLGGLATPRPKAMLCEGNGHDVLQGNARVITEDGENVSDNFIRGAEQVLDLARRLAVDRIVLKSRSPSCAVHGNTGVTAALLQLHNYQLIEFG; encoded by the coding sequence ATGCAAGACTCTCATATTAAAAAGAAAACCACCTATCTTGTCAGCAGTTGCCTTATTGGCCTCTGCACCCGCTACGACGGCGCGATCAGCCCTGACCAGAAATGTATTGAATTTCTCGAGGGGACAAACTGGATACCAGTCTGCCCTGAACAACTTGGCGGACTTGCGACTCCTCGTCCCAAAGCGATGTTGTGCGAAGGAAATGGACATGATGTTCTTCAGGGAAATGCCAGGGTGATTACTGAAGATGGTGAAAACGTCTCAGACAATTTTATCCGGGGCGCAGAACAGGTACTCGATCTGGCCAGACGTCTTGCAGTCGACAGAATCGTATTGAAATCACGCTCTCCGTCGTGCGCGGTGCATGGCAACACAGGAGTTACAGCGGCGTTACTGCAACTCCACAATTATCAGTTAATTGAATTCGGCTAA
- the tatC gene encoding twin-arginine translocase subunit TatC, which produces MVDQNKLAIFILALQKSVHRLGISLFLLTLVIFFLSPELLKAVQEHLSEKLYFFSVAGPFLSHVKLSLFGAVFLLMPWFLTVLWSAMGKPFKMGKGQIFFFVFFTCILFYVGTIFCYFVTLPLGIKFLLGFGSAELQPVISISRFVTFVTIFVLAFGLAFELPIFMVFMGRVGICTRKFFERNRRFAVLGIAIIAALITPTPDIINMGLMGGPLYFLYEAGIIILRVMRIQ; this is translated from the coding sequence ATGGTCGATCAAAATAAGCTCGCTATATTCATTTTAGCATTACAAAAATCAGTTCATCGCCTCGGAATATCACTGTTTCTTTTGACACTTGTGATTTTTTTCCTCTCCCCTGAACTGTTGAAAGCGGTTCAGGAGCATCTTTCCGAGAAATTATATTTCTTTTCAGTGGCAGGTCCTTTTCTCTCCCATGTGAAATTGTCACTTTTTGGGGCTGTTTTTCTGCTCATGCCCTGGTTTCTAACAGTTCTCTGGAGTGCCATGGGCAAACCGTTTAAGATGGGCAAAGGGCAGATCTTTTTCTTTGTCTTTTTCACCTGTATATTGTTTTATGTAGGAACTATTTTTTGTTATTTCGTGACTTTACCTCTTGGCATAAAATTCCTGCTCGGGTTCGGTTCAGCAGAATTGCAACCGGTCATATCAATAAGTCGCTTCGTTACATTCGTTACGATTTTCGTTCTTGCCTTCGGCCTGGCGTTTGAATTGCCCATTTTCATGGTTTTCATGGGCAGGGTTGGTATCTGTACCAGGAAATTTTTTGAGAGAAACAGACGGTTTGCCGTGTTGGGAATTGCAATTATTGCCGCACTTATTACCCCGACCCCCGACATTATCAATATGGGCCTCATGGGAGGGCCGCTCTATTTCCTGTATGAGGCGGGCATTATAATTCTGAGGGTTATGCGGATTCAGTAG